A region of Cataglyphis hispanica isolate Lineage 1 chromosome 8, ULB_Chis1_1.0, whole genome shotgun sequence DNA encodes the following proteins:
- the LOC126851480 gene encoding uncharacterized protein LOC126851480 → MTLHWWMHWFWVTAQFLVILGNPLPSTTSDPVNQPQPSSRTTSPSTEDIYRSSKPARPSFRIAKAIGLYPQTNTAVVADRQQPVTTVVSSLLEPRESNGLGTIGHEAINESSFHGNISDVVPVGVTTPAQRIIERFRNPTTKKDSKVTWILTTSKSSGRPKYDQEERYNQSSGTGRNVSFDEAEDLTVLPLQEEMNKADLSLNRTRSSLVTSLSAAGVTGNAAIRTFNRSEDEVEIDEEVAQTQHFATAASILEVGVSEATRQSRTRNTFITQHFQRDQMQGDNRSSDYIDTDNSNRAEQQSLGTSAAGIAAITGSCLATVALLSTMGSLGFIIYRRKYLNPPQTLNSDKCSNPDSSGYIDDSTIRDNSEEMYSLDNDSFLNSLEAMTIQNYWTDSVKHTKL, encoded by the exons ATGACGCTACATTGGTGGATGCATTGGTTCTGGGTTACCGCGCAATTTCTTG TTATTCTCGGGAATCCCTTGCCGTCTACCACGTCGGATCCCGTCAATCAGCCTCAGCCATCCTCGAGAACGACGTCCCCGTCGACCGAGGATATTTATCGCTCGTCGAAGCCAGCGAGGCCGAGCTTTCGCATCGCCAAGGCCATTGGTCTTTATCCCCAAACGAATACGGCAGTGGTGGCTGACAGGCAGCAACCCGTCACCACCGTCGTTTCATCACTGTTGGAGCCACGTGAGAGTAACGGTCTCGGAACGATCGGTCACGAGGCTATCAACGAGTCGAGCTTCCACGGGAACATATCCGACGTCGTGCCAGTCGGCGTAACGACACCGGCGCAGCGCATTATCGAGAGATTCAGGAACCCAACCACGAAGAAGGACAGTAAGGTCACGTGGATTTTGACGACGAGCAAGTCGTCGGGTAGACCCAAGTACGATCAGGAGGAGAGGTACAATCAGTCGAGCGGCACCGGTAGAAACGTCAGCTTTGACGAGGCCGAGGATCTCACCGTGTTACCTCTCCAAGAGGAGATGAATAAGGCCGACCTGTCGCTAAACAGGACGAGGTCTTCTCTCGTAACATCTTTATCCGCGGCCGGTGTTACCGGTAACGCGGCGATCAGGACGTTCAATCGTTCCGAGGACGAGGTCGAGATTGACGAGGAGGTGGCCCAGACGCAACACTTTGCCACAGCGGCGTCTATTCTTGAAG ttGGCGTGAGCGAAGCCACTCGTCAGAGCAGAACGAGGAACACTTTCATTACGCAACACTTCCAGAGGGATCAAATGCAGGGAGACAATCGGTCTTCCGATTATATCGATACTGATAATAGCAACAGGGCCGAACAGCAAAGCTTGGGAACATCCGCCGCGGGTATAGCCGCTATAACGGGTAGTTGTTTGGCGACCGTGGCTCTGCTCAGTACAATGGGTAGTCTCGggtttattatatacag GCGCAAGTACTTGAATCCCCCGCAAACATTGAATAGCGATAAATGCAGCAATCCCGATAGTTCCGGTTACATCGATGATTCCACCATTCGc gATAACTCGGAAGAAATGTACAGTTTGGATAATGACTCGTTCCTAAATTCGCTGGAAGCTATGACAATACAGAATTACTGGACGGACAGTGTTAAGCATACGAAACTATGA